The Bacillus sp. Y1 genome has a window encoding:
- a CDS encoding alpha/beta hydrolase, producing the protein MLMDKIRLWENCDHVYLQTYIHENSLEFQTDKTRPAIIICPGGGYLGTSDREAEPVALRFASQGYHTFVLRYTTYFKEWVKDFNNLPTPNEQSAYPQPLFDLAQAILMIKEHASKWLVDTEKIAVCGFSAGAHLAASLGVQWNSSLLTEKFSVESDVFRPNAVILGYPLVDYQLMKEKVNTEADPFAKGFWDISSKAVFGTATPTEEQLIEVSPVNFVSPQTPPTFIWHTADDSLVYAENALRFATALAQKKVTYELHVFESGVHGLSLCDETTANNPSHLNEDCKVWFDLAARWLKKQFK; encoded by the coding sequence ATGTTAATGGATAAAATCCGTCTTTGGGAAAATTGTGATCATGTATACTTACAAACTTATATTCACGAAAATTCATTAGAATTTCAAACGGACAAAACACGTCCAGCGATTATTATTTGTCCTGGTGGTGGATATTTAGGAACATCCGACCGTGAGGCAGAACCCGTTGCATTACGCTTTGCATCACAAGGCTATCATACATTTGTTTTACGCTATACTACCTATTTTAAAGAGTGGGTAAAGGATTTTAATAATCTTCCAACTCCGAATGAACAATCTGCTTACCCCCAACCATTATTTGATTTAGCACAAGCCATTTTAATGATTAAAGAACATGCTTCTAAATGGTTAGTAGATACTGAAAAAATTGCTGTCTGTGGATTCTCTGCAGGAGCGCATTTAGCTGCTAGTTTGGGAGTTCAATGGAATAGTTCACTATTAACAGAAAAATTTAGTGTTGAGAGTGACGTCTTTAGGCCTAACGCTGTTATTCTCGGATATCCCCTAGTTGACTATCAGCTTATGAAGGAAAAGGTAAACACAGAAGCAGACCCATTCGCTAAAGGGTTTTGGGATATTTCTAGTAAAGCTGTTTTTGGTACGGCCACTCCTACAGAAGAGCAGCTTATCGAAGTTAGTCCCGTGAATTTCGTTTCTCCTCAAACACCACCCACCTTCATTTGGCACACAGCAGATGATTCGTTAGTCTATGCTGAAAATGCTCTAAGATTCGCAACAGCACTCGCTCAAAAGAAGGTTACTTATGAACTGCATGTATTTGAAAGTGGAGTACACGGATTATCTCTTTGTGATGAAACAACGGCAAATAATCCTAGTCATTTGAATGAAGACTGCAAGGTATGGTTTGATCTTGCGGCTAGGTGGTTAAAGAAACAATTTAAATAG